The following are from one region of the Segatella oris genome:
- the folD gene encoding bifunctional methylenetetrahydrofolate dehydrogenase/methenyltetrahydrofolate cyclohydrolase FolD — translation MQLIDGKATATAIKTEIAEEVRKIIAAGGKQPHLAAVLVGHDGGSETYVRNKVIACEQCGFKSTLIRYEADVTETELLACVDRLNKDTDIDGFIVQLPLPKHIDEQKVIMAIDYRKDVDGFHPINVGRMGIGLPCFISATPLGILTLLRHYHIETSGKKCVVLGRSNIVGKPMAQLMMQKNFGDATVTVCHSHSKDLKKECREADIIIAAIGQPDFVTADMVKEGAVVIDVGTTRVPDATRKSGFRLNGDVKFDEVASKCSFITPVPGGVGPMTICSLMKNTLSAGKKEYYK, via the coding sequence ATGCAGCTCATCGACGGAAAAGCAACGGCAACAGCGATTAAAACTGAGATTGCAGAAGAGGTAAGGAAAATCATTGCAGCCGGTGGTAAGCAACCTCATTTAGCTGCAGTTCTGGTTGGTCACGACGGCGGATCAGAGACCTATGTTCGCAATAAGGTTATCGCTTGTGAGCAATGCGGGTTCAAATCAACCCTTATCCGTTATGAAGCTGATGTAACAGAAACTGAACTTCTGGCCTGTGTAGACCGTCTGAATAAAGATACGGATATTGATGGGTTCATTGTTCAGCTGCCTTTACCGAAGCATATTGATGAGCAAAAGGTGATTATGGCGATTGATTACCGCAAGGATGTTGACGGTTTTCATCCCATTAATGTGGGACGAATGGGCATCGGACTCCCTTGTTTTATCTCGGCCACTCCATTGGGAATTCTCACCTTGCTCAGACATTATCATATTGAAACGAGTGGCAAGAAGTGTGTTGTGTTGGGACGCAGCAACATTGTAGGCAAGCCAATGGCGCAGCTGATGATGCAGAAAAACTTCGGAGATGCAACGGTGACGGTGTGTCATAGTCATTCGAAAGATTTGAAGAAAGAGTGCCGTGAGGCCGATATTATCATAGCAGCTATTGGGCAACCTGACTTCGTTACGGCCGACATGGTGAAAGAAGGCGCGGTGGTGATTGATGTGGGTACGACCCGTGTTCCCGATGCAACGCGTAAGAGTGGCTTCCGCTTGAACGGTGATGTCAAGTTTGATGAGGTGGCCTCGAAATGCAGTTTCATCACTCCTGTGCCCGGAG